In Arachis hypogaea cultivar Tifrunner chromosome 17, arahy.Tifrunner.gnm2.J5K5, whole genome shotgun sequence, a single window of DNA contains:
- the LOC140180659 gene encoding uncharacterized protein, which translates to MRGRESVWVGNTVVGSFRNPIKDPRVWNREEYQRLETESFSIFLDNLPEDISKRELFELFSWTGRINDIYLSRKQKNGSLYIFSFIRYTTRGGALKAITEMNRMRLRGRVVSVREAKYRRLSAANGTKMIQEGGIARREVDC; encoded by the coding sequence atgagagggagagagagtgtgTGGGTGGGAAACACAGTGGTGGGTAGTTTTAGGAATCCGATTAAAGATCCTAGAGTTTGGAATCGAGAAGAGTATCAGCGATTGGAGACAGAGTCCTTTTCAATCTTCTTGGATAACCTTCCAGAGGACATCTCAAAGAGAGAACTGTTCGAGCTATTCAGTTGGACTGGACGCATAAACGACATATACCTTTCACGGAAGCAAAAAAATGGTAGTTTGTACATCTTTTCGTTCATACGATACACCACGAGGGGAGGAGCTCTAAAGGCCATAACAGAGATGAATCGTATGAGACTGAGAGGTAGGGTTGTATCTGTTAGGGAAGCGAAATATAGGAGACTGTCAGCGGCGAATGGCACAAAGATGATACAGGAAGGAGGGATCGCTCGAAGAGAAGTTGACTGCTAG